Part of the Hevea brasiliensis isolate MT/VB/25A 57/8 chromosome 16, ASM3005281v1, whole genome shotgun sequence genome is shown below.
gagaaacttggaactaaagaaggggagaaagatatttatagattagcaaggagtagagaaaggaaatgtcaagatctcaatcaagttaggtgcattaaggataaagaaggaaaagtgttggtgaaagatgaggacattaaagaaagatggagaaattattttaatgatctctttaataatagtcaaaatggaaatagcgtgaatatagattatagaacaatagaaaagaatgtaaattatactagaaggattagatctttagaagtaaaggaagcacttaagagaatgaaagtaagtaaagctgtggacccgatgaaataccaattgaagtgtggaagtatttgggagatatgggagtggcatggttaactaaattatttaataagattctaaactcaaagaaaatgcgatgaatggaggaagagtattttagtacctatttttaaaaataagggagacatacagagttgttcaaactataggggaattaaactcatgagccatactatgaagttgtgggagagaggtgTGGAGCATCGACTCCGTCATGATAcgtctatctctctcaatcaatttggtttcatgctcaactatggaagcgatctttctcattagaagcttgatggagaaatatagagatgggaagaaagatctacacatggtttttattgatttggagaaggcttatgatagtgttccaagagaggtcttatggaatgcgttagaacaaaagagggtatctattaggtatatacaagtattgaaagatatgtatgaaggagcaactactattgtgcgggaggggacacaagagattttccgatctcaattggattacaccaaggatcagccataagcccttaccttttacattagttttagatgaactgaaacatatacaagagagtattccttggtgcatgatgtttgcggatgatattgttctgatagatgagatacgagaaggagtcaataggaagctagaactttggagaagtactctagagtcaaagggttttaagttaagtagaacgaagacagaatacatgcattgcaagttcagtgaaggccaaattggtgatagggaaggagttagtttgaatggagtggcactgtcccaaagtaatcactttaaatatctaggctcagtccttcaagtagatgggggatgtgaggaggatgttagtcataggattaaagccggatgattgaagtggagacgtgccacgggagttttatgtgatcgtaagattcccaataaattaaaaggaaaattttacccatacggctatgctatatggtagtgagtgttgggcactgaaagagtcctacgcatctaagataagagttgcagagatgagaatgttaaggtggatgagtggccatagtagactagataaagtccgtaatgaaagtattagagaaaaggtaggagtggtgctaattgaagataagttgagagaagggagattgaggtggtttggtcatgtgaagcgtagacatacggaggctccagttagacaagtagagcacattaggctagaggatagaaagaaaaaaaggggtagacctaaattgacttggaggagagtagtacagcatgacttagaagcattacacatttctgaggatttaacccaaaatcgttcagagtggaaaaagcgaatccatatagccgaccccaaatttttgggataaaggcttagttgagttgagttgagttgagttgtatgggCAAGAAGAAATCTTACTGGCAAATATCTCTTCCATTGTTTGTGTTGGTATATTTTATGACTAAAATCCTATATTGTCACCTTGCATGTGAATGTGTCTTGTCTGAACTGCTTTCATGTACACTGTAGCCTTGTGTTAGCTGGTTAGGTAATTTTATTCCATGGGGTCTGATATTGAAATGAAATTCTCAGACTTTAAGTCGATTACCTGGACTGTTACATGACACGTAGATTGTACTTCTCTTGCATTTACTTTTTTGGTGGATTAGTTTCTAATGAGGAAATGCTAATTAGTTGGCTCCTTAAATGTCATCAAACAGTTCATGATGGAGAAACGTTGAGCCTGTTTGATCTTGAATAGTTTAAGTAGTTAATTTGTTTGTCTGACATGAAGTGTATCTGAAGTTACTGAGAGGTCGGTACGATATAGATGATAAGGATATCAATTACTTGATAgtgttatttgacttgtgaagaTCTTGACTTAAGAGAGTTTTGAATACAGTTGCCTGTTGATGTTCTTTTATCAATCTATATAACTTTTCATTCTCCCGCTTTGTTGCTGTAGTTGACCTCAACAGCTGATGCATCTGGGATCACAATCCAACCTTCCATTACCATCCAAATTGTGCAGATCATAATTGCTATGTTTGTCATGGacacatggcaatattttgtgcACCGCTATATGCATCAGAACAAATTCCTCTACCGCCACATCCACTCTCAACATCATAGGCTAGTTGTCCCTTATGCTATTGGGGCCCTTTATAATCACCCGCTGGAGGGTCTCTTGCTTGATACTGTAGGTGGGGCCATCTCTTTCCTAGTTTCAGGAATGACTGCACGGACAGGAGTGATTTTCTTCTGCTTTGCTGTGGTTAAAACTGTCGATGATCATTGTGGGCTTTGGTTACCCGGCAATATCTTTCACATTTTTTTCCGGAACAATACTGCCTATCATGACATCCATCATCAACTCCAAGGCACAAAGTACAACTTTTCTCAGCCATTCTTCTCTATATGGGATAAACTTCTAGGAACCCACATGCCTTACGATCTAGTAAAGCGAGCAGAAGGTGGTTTTGAGGCGAGGTTGGTGAAAGATTAATTCAAATATGATGACTTGCTATATCATTTGAAGCTATCACATAacagaggattttttttttctttttgtggtTGAGATTACCATTCTTGGGCAGTTGAATTAGAATTGGTTGTTGACGCATTATGTTTTAGGATTCTAGCAGGAGAGTTCTTTTGGGTGTTCATCCCTCTTTTCTAGTTGATTGACAGTGCATTTGTTTAGTTGGTAATTGTAATTCTACCAACCTACCCAGTGAATTGTAATTGTGATGTTTTGTATCTAGCATATTGTTCTATATTATGTTGAGATTGGTATCGCTTGATAGGGCTGGAAGTTATTTATCGGGATATCTAATTTCAAATGGAACAGAAATTGGATTAACTGCTTGCCCATTGAAAAAGTACCCATTTGCTACATTCTTCTGTGGTTTCCACCTGAAACTTTCCACAAATGGATCTGCTGATTTCTCTATAATcagaaagaaaatttcaggagATCTGTAATCTACTATAGTAGTTCTCtttgaaaaaaataatgaaatgacAAATCAAATAAACTTTATTGCTCTAATGAAGCGAGAGTTCTTTCTGACGAGAAAGCTGCAAAGACATTGTTTTTGACCAACCAgaaatgaatgcaaaaatttgatgATTCCATTACAGGAAGCGTTCATTCTTAACCTTTTCATCTAATATTAATTGGTACCGGTGGTAGAAGTGgtcaccattttttttttcttctcgcaAGGTTGCAAATAGAGTTTTCCTTCAATCTTCCCGCTTGCCATTGCAAACCTGTTAAATATTCTCAAGGATTGTTTATCTACTTTTGTATATCTCTCCTCCCCCAGGTGGCCCATCTCAATCCTAAGAATAAGAAAAATCAGGTCCTATGCTGACAGCTATTCTCCTGTCAGAGGACATATCTTACGAGCATTGAGGGTCTAATCAAGGCTGCCAATCCACCCAGATGGCTTAAATTTTATGCTTCCTGCTATCATATTTCCCGTTGCTTGTTTAAATACCAAAAGTTTTCCCTTTcaaaaaacaattttaaaaaatatattaaaaaaataaataaatttcaccAATAATCTCTGCAAGAACAAGAACCTTGTTTGAACCTGTGAAATCTTAATCGATCCCTCACAATAATTTCTCGATCATATATCTTTGATATGAGCTTGATCATCGCATGACAATCCCCACATATCCTAAGGTTCTTAATCACATGAATTGGCGTCCCAGTGCTAGTGCTAATCAGAACAAAAGCAACAGCCAGCTTCTCACTGTGATGATACAATGCGTTCTCCTTCTCTTCCTCTCCTATATCATGCAGTACAAAACTGGTCTCAGCCAAATACCCATATTCCTTAATCCTGAACCTAATCTCATCCAACTTAGCATAAATTTCTCTCCAACTTTCATGACTCTTATCACCATTGCAAAATTTGTGAATCACACCCTTTTCTTCAACATAGCTAAATCCAGGCACCTTCTTTACATCCCTACTCTTCATGGCGTTCCTTACCCTCCCCACATCAGCCCACCTCTTCTGTGCTGCATAGACATTGGACAACAAAACAAAATCCCCATCAGTGTTAGACCCCATCTCCACCAGCTTCTGTGAAACAAGTTCTGCCATTTCTACATTAGCATAAGTCCTGCAAGCACCAAGCAAAGTCTGCCAAAGTACCAAATCAGGCACCATTGGCATAGAATTTATAACATCATAAGCCTCCTGAAGCCGCCCAGCTCGGCCCAACAAATCAACCACACTCCCATAGTGCTTAACATTAGGTGTAACTCCACTCTTCTCCATTGAATTAAACAACCCATAGCCTTCTTCCACTAAACCCGCATGGTTACAAGCGCATAGCAGTGCAAGATAAGATACAGCATCGGGGTCAACCTCAGCCTGACCCATTTGCTCAAATAGCTCAAGAGCTTTACACCCATCACCATGCATTGCAAATGCCATGATCATTGTATTCCAAGTAACAAGACTCTTCTTACAACTCATACTCTCAAAAACCAAGTATGCCTTATCCGCAAAGCCACATTTGGCATACATGTCGATAACTGCATTACAAACTTGCACATTCATATCTAACCTTTCCTCTCTAATGTATGCGcgaatcttttcaccttctttAAAAGCTCCCAATTGCGAGCATGCGGAGAGAGCGCCAAGAACTGTAATTTCGTTAGGCTTAAACCCCACAATTTCCATTCTCTTAAACAAAGCCAAAGCTTCAGTAGGCTTACTTCCTTGAGCAAAGCCAGAAATCAATGCATTCCACGAAGCAATATCTCTCTTCACCATTTCATCAAACACCCTCTCTGCACTATCGAGATCGCCAACTTTTGCATACAAATCTACCAATGTAGTACCCAACAAAGCATCAGCCAAGAACCCTTTACGCACAATATGGGAATGCAACTGTATAGACTCAGAAAAAGCTAAAACGCGAGCACAGGCTTTTAAAACAAAAGAGCAGGTCAGGGCATCAACTCTGTAGGATCCACGAATCATGGTTTTGTACCAAAGAAAGGCATCTGTGGGGGCGGGGCTTCCGATGAGGCCACGGAGGATGGCGTTCCAGTCATTGGTGGAGGGGGTAAGGATCTGGCAGAAAGTATGAATGGCAAACGAGAGGCTGTCGAAAGACAGAGTATAGAGTTCGAGGAGCTTGGAGCGAGAAGGACAGATTCGAAACTGAAATTGGCCAGTGGTTATGAGGTGGGCTTGGAGTTGCTTGGCGTGGGAAAGAGAGGTGTATTTAGGTAGCAAGGAGGCCATTCCAGCACTCTGGGCTAAGCTAAGAAACCAGGTGAGGCATTTATATGGCCACCATTCTCTTTATGCTGACAGTGCAGATCATACAGACAACTGACACAGGAGAACCTGAATGAGCTAGAAAGACTGGAAGAGAGAGGAGGAATCTAAAAGCCTGCACAGACAGCTTCTTAACAGGAGGTAGATCAAACAATATTCAAATGCAGATGCcgcataatataaatttaattaaatgaagaaaatataaaatatttatttttttatgtgaaaatatttaatattataaaaagtaaaaactacaagttttacttttatttttggaTGGTAACGATATAAACACAATCATTGaaaacaaaatttcaataagataaataataataataataataataatatatttttcttatttttcatttgaGGGAgggagaaattaaattgaaaaaaaataatctATCAAAAAAATCGAAAACTGAGGCTAATTTGTCAACGTGggctaaaatataaaataatttttaatagcctctaattaatatatttaaggtGGTGTTTGTCTCGGTGGCAGCTCAAACAGAAATGCCAAGTAGGGCACTTAATAGCTTTTTTTTTAGGCTTAAAATACCAGCGAAAGTGAGCTTTGCATTTTCCTATCTGACCTCAATTTCATTGTGCTTTATAACAGTTCATAGGATGTTGAAACATTTAATCTGATGTAATTAAAATGGAGCCTGAAGGGAAAATTTTCTTCCCTTCAACGACTGGAACAGATAAGATATCCTATGAAGTTGTTCTTGATCTTTTAGGCAAGGTTAATGTGGATGTAAGTTCTCTATTTATTGCATTTCCACCATAGTCTTTTGTAGGCATTGTTTACTGCATGCAAAGGATATGATTATGACATTTGCAAAAGAGTACGGCTAATTTTGGCCCAAGAAATATCTTCCACCTTGTGAAGAAGAAGGCAGAGAAGAAATGGGGGAGCAGATTGTTGAAACAGAAGGGATAACCTCCTGTGTTTTTGACTGTTGATTGGGATAAATGGGTTGATGAATAATTCTCATAAATGTATTCAGGTTCTCTTCTCTAATTATTTGAGGACTCGACACCATTTGATTGCAACTTTTTATTCTTAATTCATATTTCATCCAGGTCAATAATTCTTAATTAGCTctacaaaaataataaataaagtttaaTTAATATGCAATTAGGTTGTTTTTTATGATCATTTAATTTGAGATCAAGTTTTAAAGTTTAAGTTACATTTTAatcttctatgttcatttaagtcttaattgAGTTTCAATTTTGTTTCTTATGACCATGCAAGTCTTAgttaaattttaagttttaatttCGTTTAAGAATTAAAGTTCAATTTTATAATCATCTAAATTTTAATGGAATTTCAATTAACCATCTGATCTCAATAAAGTTGTAATTCAAGAAAAGTGAAAAAGTTGAGCCGTTGCTTAACCAAGAAAATCGACCTTCAAAGAAAAAGATTAAACTTTATTATCATCGAAGTAATTACAATCATTCTGCAGACAGATCTCTACCAGCCCGAGCATAATTTACACTGGCGCCCCCTCCTCACTTTCACTCTTCACACTAGCACCCGGGGTGAGCTTCTCAAGCCAGGAGAAGTCATCATTAGGATATCGCTTCAGTAGCTCAGCAAGTAGGTCACCGTGGGCTTGCACGTAAGCTCCAACTTTTTTCTCTATAGCTTCATCCTCCTTTGCCTTAAGTTCAGCAGAGAACTTAGCCAAGTCAGTAGCATGGCTTACTTTGGCATCCTCTAGCTCTTTTT
Proteins encoded:
- the LOC110645469 gene encoding very-long-chain aldehyde decarbonylase GL1-9; the encoded protein is MVFWEVYVSDEAMGTFAPIVVYWLYAGFYQLLPPLDKYRLHTRKEEEEKNLVPLPKVFKGVLLQQLVQAIVAHALFWLTSTADASGITIQPSITIQIVQIIIAMFVMDTWQYFVHRYMHQNKFLYRHIHSQHHRLVVPYAIGALYNHPLEGLLLDTVGGAISFLVSGMTARTGVIFFCFAVVKTVDDHCGLWLPGNIFHIFFRNNTAYHDIHHQLQGTKYNFSQPFFSIWDKLLGTHMPYDLVKRAEGGFEARLVKD
- the LOC110645468 gene encoding pentatricopeptide repeat-containing protein At1g34160, translated to MASLLPKYTSLSHAKQLQAHLITTGQFQFRICPSRSKLLELYTLSFDSLSFAIHTFCQILTPSTNDWNAILRGLIGSPAPTDAFLWYKTMIRGSYRVDALTCSFVLKACARVLAFSESIQLHSHIVRKGFLADALLGTTLVDLYAKVGDLDSAERVFDEMVKRDIASWNALISGFAQGSKPTEALALFKRMEIVGFKPNEITVLGALSACSQLGAFKEGEKIRAYIREERLDMNVQVCNAVIDMYAKCGFADKAYLVFESMSCKKSLVTWNTMIMAFAMHGDGCKALELFEQMGQAEVDPDAVSYLALLCACNHAGLVEEGYGLFNSMEKSGVTPNVKHYGSVVDLLGRAGRLQEAYDVINSMPMVPDLVLWQTLLGACRTYANVEMAELVSQKLVEMGSNTDGDFVLLSNVYAAQKRWADVGRVRNAMKSRDVKKVPGFSYVEEKGVIHKFCNGDKSHESWREIYAKLDEIRFRIKEYGYLAETSFVLHDIGEEEKENALYHHSEKLAVAFVLISTSTGTPIHVIKNLRICGDCHAMIKLISKIYDREIIVRDRLRFHRFKQGSCSCRDYW